In the genome of Verrucomicrobiia bacterium, one region contains:
- a CDS encoding nuclear transport factor 2 family protein, with protein MPSAPPIPTSPQTELLRAAYAAFNARDIAAAVSLMTPDVTWPRAFKGGFVRGPEEVGAYWQEQWSEIDPKVEPLAFYPDEDDRILVEVHQVVRDLAGTVLADERVGHRFTLESGLIQGMEVCSLPLAPAV; from the coding sequence ATGCCTAGCGCACCCCCAATCCCCACTTCCCCGCAAACGGAACTGCTCCGCGCCGCCTACGCCGCCTTCAATGCGCGGGACATCGCCGCTGCCGTTTCCCTCATGACACCAGACGTGACCTGGCCGCGAGCGTTCAAGGGTGGCTTTGTCCGCGGACCTGAGGAAGTCGGTGCTTACTGGCAAGAACAGTGGAGTGAGATCGATCCAAAAGTGGAGCCGCTGGCATTCTATCCAGACGAAGACGACCGTATCCTGGTCGAGGTGCATCAGGTGGTTCGCGACCTCGCAGGCACCGTTCTTGCCGATGAGCGGGTGGGCCATCGCTTCACCCTTGAGAGTGGATTGATTCAAGGCATGGAGGTCTGCTCTCTCCCATTGGCTCCCGCTGTCTAG